The window GGCGGCGGTGGTGACTGAATTACGGTGAGTagtataattcaataaattgaaatattatctttatagttttatcaatttatttacttgaTATATACTCGAGGATTGATTACAATACTTGACTTCGTCCAGTTATGCACTCTCCCTTCTAATTCAAAATGTtccacatttttcatttttatgagattattttagctGGAGGTAtgactatgactaattatccatTTAGGATTCAATTTTGTGACCCAAGGACAATACATATTTAACCCGTCTTATAATCTTACAAACCCAACAGCCATTTAGCTGTTGTTCAGTTGTCATGACTAATCATCATATGATAATCTATCTAAGATTGAGTTGAGAAATTATTTGAGTTGGAGATGGTGACTgtgactaattatcacatgattatccatctagaatGTATTAAGTTGTAGGATTAAATTTCATGAACTAGAtacaatacatatttaataagagatataatcttgcaaaatGAACCGCAAAACGAACTCCCACTTAGAATATTCAgttacctttttctctttgctCCTTGCATTCAACAATTCCACCTAAAATCTCGTTCAGtcaagaaaattattattttgaattccACATTAAGTAAcaagaaattgatgaatttttatCCATGTCTATATATAGACATGACTACAATATGATAATTGTTTCTTCACTCACAACTACTGCAGGCATTGATGAAAATGGCCAACTTATTAATAAAGATCCccaatttattcataaaatgggcctacttttttatgaagacgaagacgaagagGAAGATCACCaaatttttggaaaaggaaaacaaagaAGTCTTATTGACAAATCTACCACAAGACATAATGAGAGAGATCCTCGAAAAACTCCCAATCAGAACCATTATGAGGTGCAAGTGCGTCTGCAAATCATGGCGCGACAAAATAGAAGCGACTGACTTCGCTACCTTCGATAAAATCCACAAACTTCTCCACACCATCGTTTTCGAAAACAACGACATGCTATTTAAAAGCAAGCACGGCCAGCTATTCATCTACTCCAAAAACACCGAACCTCTCGTGACGTATTCCTTCCTTCGACAATTCCCCAGCTTCCGTTTCCATCCCAACGTCGTTATCTACACCCCAAGCTCGCTCCCGGTGGATAAGGGGCTTCATGATGCGGGAATGTTGACGACTAAATTCGAGGAGAGTTTGGAAATCGCCAAGGCGgtgaaggagaagaaggagCAATTGTATGAGAAGGAGAAAGTGGTAGAAAACAAGgctttgaagaagaagattgagCAATTGGAGGGAAGAATTAGAGGTCTACAGAGGGAGCATTTGAGGGAAACGAGGTGGCTGGAGTTCGGGTGCGCGTTTTTGAAGGCTGCTACCGTTCTTTTTGGGGGGCTCGTGTGCTACGATCTTTCTGTTGCAAGAAACATTGAAACAAACAATTGCGGATGCTCTGGAAGAAATTAGGGTTATGAGgatgtttttcaattttcatagaTCCTTTTTGAGTACTAAAGAAATATTCTATGTTCTTTTGTTATCTCTCCATTAATGAATGTATTTAAGGGataataatcatttatttaCGTCACgaagtttgatcaaattctggCCAGACtcaacttttgaaaaataatgagttttaattttttttctcaatggGTTGCGTTAGTATgactaatttatagtaatagctaataactttcaattctgtgtattaaaattatcaacacaaagatataattatatcaatacaacatgtaaatttaaatataaaaacaaaggCATAAGTTTATCAAACACAAGAagattgtgttgatatttttaacatataagattgatatttagttattactccctctgtcccggctaagatgacacattgcttagccggtaTGGGATTTtaagagttattggttaaagtgtttaattggagagaaatcGACGTGTTCGGGTGATATTTGAAACTTTCGttactttttatttccttttcttatttgaaataatCAATGCACTGTTTTGTACAGAAATTAATATTTCgtagtttaaatattttgttttcaaacaTCATAGAACTAACAAGAATTTGATTAAACTTTCAAAAAGCTATCATAATATATTCAATTGCATTATAAATTGCGCGTTTAAGTATTCAATCTGTTTTATTAGttaagaaaaagagaagaaaatagaaTAGAGAAGACCAAtggtatttatattttaaaataaatgtatcaaATAAATGAGGGGACGTGATCAGGACCACAagtgaaattctgtcaaaaatcaaagcaaatttCAGCCATTGGATCTTGTGatgtaaccgttagattaatgttacgtgtcatctaataatgtagattgtgtagtctaACATTGTAgctcggctaataatgtaacgagctttagtctaataatatagattgtgcagtctaataatgtagcccagttaataatgtaacgcttttaatgtaataatatagctCAGATATTATGATCACAACCCTTCAATCTAAGGATCCACTGactgagatttgctttgatttttgacataATTTGCCTTATAGACCAGCGCCCCTAAAATGAGTGGTATATAATGTTTTTGTACTACACATTGTTAATATGTATTCGTTTGACCCCTCAATAAAACTTCTACCAATAAGTATTAGGAATATTT is drawn from Salvia hispanica cultivar TCC Black 2014 chromosome 6, UniMelb_Shisp_WGS_1.0, whole genome shotgun sequence and contains these coding sequences:
- the LOC125195497 gene encoding uncharacterized protein LOC125195497 — its product is MKMANLLIKIPNLFIKWAYFFMKTKTKRKITKFLEKENKEVLLTNLPQDIMREILEKLPIRTIMRCKCVCKSWRDKIEATDFATFDKIHKLLHTIVFENNDMLFKSKHGQLFIYSKNTEPLVTYSFLRQFPSFRFHPNVVIYTPSSLPVDKGLHDAGMLTTKFEESLEIAKAVKEKKEQLYEKEKVVENKALKKKIEQLEGRIRGLQREHLRETRWLEFGCAFLKAATVLFGGLVCYDLSVARNIETNNCGCSGRN